The region CACAGGCGCCTTGATCTCAATCTCGTAGCTCAAGCGTAAACCCCTGTGAGGAAATATGCCCCACCAAGTAAATCCCTTTCCCCCGCCTTAGGCAAAAGATTTTAAAGAGGATGAGGTTTAGCCGTTTGTGGTGTCATTGATGGCTATTAAGAGTGGAGATTTCGTACTCATAGACTATCTCCTCAAGGTGAAGGAGACCGGGGAGATCTTCGATGTCACGATGGAGGATCAGGCAAAGGAGAACAACGCTTACGCCCCTGACCAGATCTACGAGCCCAGGCTTGTTGCAGTAGGGCAGGGCTGGACTATTAAGGGCATAGACGAGGCCCTCATCGGGATGGAGGAGGGTGGAGAGAAAGAGTTCGAGATCCCTCCGGAGAAGGCATTCGGGGAGAGGGACCCGGCGAAGGTGAGGATCATCCCTGCCCGCGACTTGACCCGGCAGGGCGTGACTCCGAAGGCCGGTGCACGGATAGAGGTTGGAGGTTCGCTCGCGACGATCAGGAGTGTTGGGAGCGGGCGTGTCACGATCGATTTCAACCACCCGCTGGCGGGTAGGGCGCTGCAGGCAAAGGTCTACGTCAGGAAGGTGATCGAGGACCAGGCGGAGAAGATCCGGGAGCTGATCCACAGGAGGGTCCGGAACGTACCGAAGGAGAAGTTCCTCATAACCAGCCTTGGAAATATCATAACGATCGAGATGCCCGAGGAGTCGTTCGTGCTCGAGGACATACAGTTCGCAAAGAAGGGGCTTGCACGGGAGATATCCAAATACTTCCCCGAGGCGACAAGCGTCCAGTTCATAGAGACGTATGTCCTCAAGTCGCCAAAGCCGGAAGCTGCGACTGAACCTGCAAAAGAGGCAGCACCCAGCTCACCAGAGGCATCCGAAGGGCCGAAGACAGGCGAGGGCACAACAAAAGAGTGATGAGCGGGCCCCCTCAGGTCCCGTCCATTGTCATCCCTGCAACTTTTTTTAGTTTTTTCCCGCAGACTGCTCTGTCAGATACATCCTCGATGACCTGGCAGATCTTGATTTTGACCTTCTTCCCCGGCTCCGCCCATTCCGGGCTGCAGAATGTTTTGAGCGTGCATTTCTTCCCGCACTCCTCAATCAGCGGCTCCACCGTCGCCCCCTCCACGGCGAGGTTTGACTTCACAACCGCCTCGACAGGCGCCTCCGCCACCTTGACAACCTTCACGCTCCCCTCGTAAAGGGGGCAGTAGTGCTCCTTTTCTTTTACCTCTACAACCT is a window of Candidatus Methanosuratincola sp. DNA encoding:
- a CDS encoding FKBP-type peptidyl-prolyl cis-trans isomerase — encoded protein: MAIKSGDFVLIDYLLKVKETGEIFDVTMEDQAKENNAYAPDQIYEPRLVAVGQGWTIKGIDEALIGMEEGGEKEFEIPPEKAFGERDPAKVRIIPARDLTRQGVTPKAGARIEVGGSLATIRSVGSGRVTIDFNHPLAGRALQAKVYVRKVIEDQAEKIRELIHRRVRNVPKEKFLITSLGNIITIEMPEESFVLEDIQFAKKGLAREISKYFPEATSVQFIETYVLKSPKPEAATEPAKEAAPSSPEASEGPKTGEGTTKE
- a CDS encoding UPF0179 family protein; its protein translation is MSEGEIKRREIVTFVGDVQARVGFRFVASQPPEICRGCKLFLACMSKLKPGKVYEVVEVKEKEHYCPLYEGSVKVVKVAEAPVEAVVKSNLAVEGATVEPLIEECGKKCTLKTFCSPEWAEPGKKVKIKICQVIEDVSDRAVCGKKLKKVAGMTMDGT